The DNA sequence gcgtaagctccctaatagggagtttaagatcaacgacgcgactgcagcgacaacgccacaaaatttgcatacttaattgacaaaaacaaaagttttgcacgcccttcacgtgcttaaTTTAATTCcgtacatttctttcaagttctcggcaaatctgcgacgtgaaacgaccatttctcaagttttacagagaacgtgaagactcaggcgcaaatttgaatattcttttctagcgttgacaccgcacctctaaattcagttcctgggtagttctgctagctttcaaaagttaaacaaactgacataatggcgaaatagattgaaaaacttgaacttgcaattttgagcgacgttttcgctactgtcgcgtcgtagatcttaaactccctaatgtaGTAAACAAACCGACGTTGTAAAGAGGAATTTCGTCATTTTAATATAAAGTgggttcacatgacgtcacggcggccatattggaggagtaaacaaagaaacggcggccatcttggaggagtgaaatattcttttggggattaaactctatttttatgcaaatccctccttttgtttcattatgcaaatatggcttctggtcacatgagcgaacacactctattgtaataaaaatctgttttgaaaagaaagctttgtttttcatctttcttgTCTAATAAAACGCCGTTTTGAAAAAGGCTTTTGTTCTTAAATGGCTCTGTAAAGAAGAGGACAAAACCTCACGTGCTACCGTGCCCGTGGGCAGAGATGGAAAAATCCTGACCGCGtagagaaccaatcagattgctgaaTTCGTTACCGTGCGCTCTTGGAAAAAACATAAATAGTCGTATTGAACATCCGTTTACCTTCATACGTGTTGACGGCTTCCAAGTTCATTACGTGACGAATAATATGGTATTCATCGGAAATTCCATTTCCTAAAAGTTTcgtcaaacaaaacacaaaaacgtTTGAGTTgtacagggctcgaaataacggccggtcaacggacaatgtccggactgattgtggatttgaccggtcaaactttcgtcttgccggtcatgttgaccggtcaaaattcaatcgtattaaaaatgaaataaatttaaggttcctgctgttcagttgtttcagttattTATCGAATCGCTGTGTATTGCGGAACTTTAATATGAAAtccagattttcatttcgccgctgtattttacttttattgtaaagcactttaaagtgctaTACTGTAAGCTCTTAGCAACGACTCTTAAGAAATTAATTCGTAACATTTTGGGTTCATGGGCCCCTAAAAGAGTAATTCatcatatacatttgaccggcctgaaacgatacgtgaccgagcaaaaatgaatttggccggtcatcgtgaccagagactatccgaaaattatttcgagccctgcaaGTTGTAACTTGCAAGAAACGCtcactttttctttaattgCGGACACCTTTGACGGCTTCTTCGTGGCACAGCTAGACTGGTATGTGACTCGGATAGAGAAAAACCCCTCAGAAGCTTCTGTGAAGATGCAAATGCGAATTTCACAGCGCTCATTTGCACAAAAATTAGTTTGACAAAACTCCAGTCGATTCGCTCTAACGTcggaagggctaacgctcgtaacgtcagcttcgttatctaatCGCAAAGTGACTGAGTTCTGTGACATATTATGTACACTTCACAAAGTGTTACCTTGGCACATTCTGCAAGCAGTATAAAATCTAGTTCTTAGCTTAagggacaccttgtgacgcctaCGAAATACGGCTTAAATCTAATTATGCTGCTGTCAGTGACATCACTgcttcttttgtctttttgtttaacGTCATACGTGAGTTTGAATGCTTCTTACACCGAGAATGAGATAAAGAGAGCCATAATTTTTGCTAGATACGTAATTCTTCacaagagcaaaacaaaagagagactctCAAACGTACCACCAAGCATATCTCTAGCCATGCGTGCAATTTCCAGCGCTTTTCCACACGAGTTTCGCTTGATCAAAGAGATCATCTCGGGGCAATACCTTaccaaagtaaacaaaaagtcaaaggaaaaacatttcaatacAAAGTGACAAATTTTCAGTATGTGAATGAGCGCTACTTAAGTAGTCGCGAAAAGGCCTGGACGGGACTCAAACcttgacctctgcgatgccggtccagtgctccaccagttgagctatcggTCCAACTTGGAACTGGTCCTTATGTGGTGTCATACGCCCgtaatttcatgttttcacaTTATATATACaaaagagatgaaaaaatTAGGATTGACTTACATTCCTTCATCCTTTAGTCGTCCAACCTGCAAGCAGCTCTGAAGTCCAATAGTAATctgagaacaaaacaaaaagtttcaaTGGAGAGGGCTTCAAACGACGATCGAAAAACCAATAAGAAAggaattactccgaccaatcacaacaggcgaaatagcgcgatgaaccaatctgAATTGCCGACAATTACCGGTGATCGCGTGTGCAAGGTGcgattgattttggttttgcttctcattggtgaAAAAACTGGCGTGacgtttttcagccaatcaccAAGCGTAGCAATAACAATTGTGTGCTCGCTTTCAGGggccatttgaaaactgctaaAACAACTGCGACTCGAAAACCAAATTAAACTAAAGTTCTTTACTCTAGCTTGTCAAAAAGATGTAGGGGAATGAGCAatcagaaagaaaacattataGCTCGCTCAGCAGAAAGGCCTGCATTTTCATTGCAATAATTGGCTTCGTTTTAATGGAAAAAGTGGCTACTATATAAACCATACAAAAATAATCTTTCAACAGCCGATTCATAACTATTGAAAAACGCTATCGAAAAGGTTATAAGGCGACAGGTGGTGagaataattttgaaacagtGTATGGCcacagaaaatatttcaagatgCACAAAGCAGGAAAGAAAgagtgaaaaaatatttacaaaaaatacGTTTCATGATATTCACCTCAGTCATCATGTcggccattttcttttgcatgaGTTGATTTGCTGCCAGCGGTCGTCTAAACTGATACCtgattgaaaatattattcaaatgaCAAATAAGATTCAAACACTGAGAGTCTTGTTCTCTCGATTGATGTGACATACGAACTGGAGATGATTTTAACGAAAGTAAGTTTCTTCCTTATCTGATCTGTTCCTATTTTCCCTGAGATTTTTGAAAAGTACACTATGTGAGGCAAAGATGATTCACAGGGGCAACAGCTTCATAATATTCGTTGTGCTACAACGTACTTTGAATTCTCGTTTCTTTCGTTTTTATCTGTGATGAATACcagacaaaatgaaattatataTCAAACtagtttgaaaacattttgacctgaaatttattttgaccttTGACAGATTTATTCTTACTTCAACCCAATATGTTACTTTATAAACCAACCTATCTAGGGTGTACTGTCTCGCAGCGGCAAGACAAAACTCCGCCGCTCCAAGAGCTCCCCATGCGATACCATAGCGAGCATTGTTTAGACAGCCAAAGGGTCCCTTGGGGAAAAAAAGTAGAAGACAATATAGTTATTGGTAggtttttataataataataatgataataataataataatcatcatcatcatcatcatcatcatcaataataattaataataatagcaataatgatagtaataataataagaagaagaagaagaagaaataataataataataaaatgctGGAACAGTTAGTAGGAGTTTCGATATCATAAGGTTATGGAAGACCTAGAAATCGTTAAAAAAATCGGAAAAGTGAAACTGATAGCATAGGATAAGTGATGTTGTTATTTACATTACCTCTAACCCATCAACACTTGGTAGAAGATTGTCTTCTGGCACTTCAACATCCTCCATAACAATCTGGCCTGTTATTGATGCCCTCAGAGAGAATTTTCCTTCAATCTTTGGTGCCGACAATCCTTTCATTCCCTGAAAGAACAAATTACCAAATCAACAGAAATACAACCACTAATCAATGTGTgtgatcctcacagtttttTAGTGCAACTTAAGCATTAGCAATAAAGGcttgaaaatttcaggcctAAACAGGGACGCGGCCTGAATTCTTCAGTTCCCTCTTGCTACCGCTTGAGTAGCcctaaaaaaaacaagttaatacaattattgcaaaaGTCAAGGGTACAAAACCTTCTCCAAGATAAATCCtcttattcttttgtcttcacAGTTTGCCCAAACAATGAACACATCAGCTATCGGTGAGTTTGTAATcctaaaacaagaaacattaCAAATGGCTGACAACAAGAAATTTTGGACGGCAGTATTAATGAAGGCAGATGTTGTTAGTGTGATAACGGTTAAACAACAACCAATGATGGCAAAGATAACaacgatgataatgacattAGGCGCTTAGATCAAGGACTGACACTCAGACACTGAAAACAATTGACATCCAGGTAATGTAAGAGTGCTTTTTACAATGTGAGCATAATATCTGCATGAAGATATTGGGCTGAATCACAAGCACAAAGCGTAAATTCtctcaaagaaaacatttaacattttgaaatcCACAGAACTAAAGTGGCAATCACTCGAAAGAAGAACAGCAAATACCATCCTGTCGGACAGGGTTATAAACAACTAAAGGTGGCATTCTATGTGAAGACTTCATGCCATACTCCTTGGAGAGCTTTCCTCCTCTGCAAATGTACATGGGCtgagtttcagaagaagaggaagagcaGACAAGTGGGCCAGTGGATGAGTGGAAAGCTGGACAAGTGAAAGAGTGGAAGAATGGAGGAGTGAGAGGGTGGGAGAGTGGGAGAATGAGAGATAGAGAGATTGAGAGAGTGGGGGAGTGGGAAAATAGGAGAGTGGACAAGTGGAAGAGTACAGGAGTGGAAGAGTGGAAGAATGGACAAGTGGACAAGTGGATGAATGAACAGGAGGAAAAGTGGAAGAGTGAATAAGAGTGATTGAGTGAATGAGAGTGGATGAGAGAACAAATGGATGAATGGATGGGAGGATGAAAGAAAATCACATTTGGGACTACTTGACATCATGCTTGGTGCCATAGCAAGATTTGAACTTAGTACTGCCACATGCAAATCCACAACTCCTGGTGAACCAAAGGACCACAATATGCCCACCCACTCATGACCAAATAAATGATTCAGTAGGATAGCTGACGACTCACCAGCTTTTGGAACCATTAAGAATGTAGCTTTTCCCAGCAGGGTTGTACTTAGCTCTGGTTTCCATGCCACTAGGGTCACTTCCGTGGTTGGGTTCAGTTAAACCAAAACAGCCAATCAGCTCTCCCCGCGCTGCAATAATTAAGAGAAACAGTTTTTTGCTTCATGTGGATCGGCTCTTGGAATCATCAAAACTTTTTGCCCTTAAAGTTTACGTGAAACCTCATTTAACCTCCTTTATAGGTAgcaaagtcacgcaatttcAGATAATGAATTTGCCCACATCATTAGTGTGCTTCATAATCTTATGGAAGCACGCCCACTGTTATTTAGACCTACAATAAAATAAGCAATTTTTGAATACACTTTCACTTCTATTTCAAAGGTGGGGAGAACGATAAGTCGTTTTGTTGAAAGTCAGTTTTATTCATACTGAAAGTGATacctaataataattattttttaatcactaataacacaaaaattttacacttggtttctctttgaaaaagagactaAAGAGAACTCTGAAATGATCTATTGCATTCAAGCAAAGTGGCTCaccattttttttagcaaaatttaatgtagtTGTCCTGTTTTGTCATATTCAACTGGCAGCTTCTGGCGGGTATCCTGAATTATcgagttttagttttcttacAGTACCTAGTTTTGGCAGATATTTCTCTTTCTGCTCCTCTGTTCCATAAGCGTTGATCGGATGCATGACCAGGGACGACTGAACACTCATTGCTGAGCGATAACTACTGTCCACCCTAACGAGGAAATAAAAGCATCTTCAATCATCAGGCCATGTTAGTGTACCAAATGAATCCTCTAAGATTTGAGCTCTTATTGTACCCAAATTCATTCTTTAGTTTCAGTAAATCAATATGTCAGCTTGTTGCGTGAGTGAAACTCCCTATATGTTCAATTCaataaattcctttttttttttcatttcacaacATGTGAATGATAGGCTATTTTTGAGTTTGCTTCAGCatctattgaaaaaaaaaacctgagtgcaaagtctttgttatgtTAAGTCTTTGTTAagtcatattgaaattagaactgaTTGCCATAACAATGACTTCACACTAaaacttgctttgaaaaacagACTGACATGAACTGACATTAACTCGGAAATTGCCTGTTAAATTGGGAGAAACAAACCTAAATGAGCATCAATGTCATTTAGGATTATCAATTAAAGTAACACAACACAAAATTCATGGATTGTATTGAAATATGTACAACTGAGTTGACATAAATGAAAAAGGCAATGAACATAGGTAACTAGTTAAATGTCTTGAGATCAAATAGAATCAGCATCTAAGCTGATTCATCTAAGATGAAGACAAGTAGTGAGAAGATCTCAAGGAAGCCACTcgtaatatttatatttattgcATGGCAAACCTTTCAACTTCTCTGGCAATCAGTCCATAAGCCACTGATGAAACTCCTGCACATCCATAACCTGGACAAGAATATTGAatggaattaaattgattaCTAGTAGTGAATTCAGTCCTACTTAAGAAGCAGTGAGACCAATCTGTGtgcatgtgtgtgtgtgtgtgaagTATGGTCCTTGACATAATGGTAGgtgacatttcattttttcggATTCACATGTTTTTACCACCTGAATAACTAAGTGTAAATGATTGCTATGTTGTCAATTCAATTCTTAATGTTGTAGAATGGCTATTCTGGGTTAACTCTTCTGCTATGGGAAGGGAGTAAACAGGAAGCCCCAACCACCcaagctatttttttttttagccctGTTAGTTCATGCAAATGCTAATCAGTCCACAGGTTCATGGAGTGCTGGTTGGCATGTTGTCTTTTGCATGGTTCATACGTTGTGTACCTGTCACAAGATGTCATATAGTGACCCCTTAAGCCCATTTGAACTATACTATACTATTGTTTGGTAAGGGTTCTTTTCAAAGCGAGCTTCAGGGAGGCTTTTGGTGAAAGATACATAGAGTAACAAAGATCTCATTTTTTATCCATATTAAAATAGAGTACACAGCAATGAATAATTATAAGGTAAATGAATATTGGAACATAACATATTTTCTGATTACACATACCTTGAATTGTGCAACCGAGGATTCCAAGTGAGCCCATTTCAGTCATTATGCTTTTATCAAAATCTAGTAGTTCAAAAAAAGTAACACTAAATGGTTTAGATAATTTTGACAAACATATAATTTGTAGCTTCCTGCTTTGAAGTCTGCAATCATTATTGAGAATATCAAAGAATAAATTTAAGGACCAGCTCATCTTATTTATCTTTGTTGCATgttgcataaaaagaaaattccctTCCTTGAAGAAAACCCTTGATAAATTTGTCTGCTCTAACCTTCTATCCTGTTTGCCATCAATATTCTTGGCATCAGTTTTTCCTGGCAGTAATGTCGGAACTGATCTCTCACCATGATTTCTTCACCGGTCAAACAACTTTCCAAACTCAATGGAT is a window from the Acropora palmata chromosome 14, jaAcrPala1.3, whole genome shotgun sequence genome containing:
- the LOC141866355 gene encoding glutaryl-CoA dehydrogenase, mitochondrial-like → MAYLRVLRRFLTPGSNALRLCRAQSTGNAAIAQKSKEKRDKFVKFNWQDPLSLESCLTGEEIMVRDQFRHYCQEKLMPRILMANRIEDFDKSIMTEMGSLGILGCTIQGYGCAGVSSVAYGLIAREVERVDSSYRSAMSVQSSLVMHPINAYGTEEQKEKYLPKLARGELIGCFGLTEPNHGSDPSGMETRAKYNPAGKSYILNGSKSWITNSPIADVFIVWANCEDKRIRGFILEKGMKGLSAPKIEGKFSLRASITGQIVMEDVEVPEDNLLPSVDGLEGPFGCLNNARYGIAWGALGAAEFCLAAARQYTLDRYQFRRPLAANQLMQKKMADMMTEITIGLQSCLQVGRLKDEGMYCPEMISLIKRNSCGKALEIARMARDMLGGNGISDEYHIIRHVMNLEAVNTYEGTHDIHALILGRAITGIQSFTGR